In Miscanthus floridulus cultivar M001 chromosome 8, ASM1932011v1, whole genome shotgun sequence, the sequence gcaatggctcaggcatccaatagagtggggaaaagcctccctgtgccatggcgactgcaatggtggagtcagggcgacggatggtgcatcctaagtcactggtcacggtgaacggcggctcgagcacaaccggcgtgcgggaatggcgcgggtgcagtggcattggccggctctgtggtgcgcatgggcgtcacaatgctccagcgggcatgttgggtaggtcgagggggtcctccagggcctccggtggctttggccacggtggacggccttccgatcatgtcggcggcgtcggtgtggtggctatggcctcggagggcgtcacagtggggcgtgtaggctcctacagatccgtgtggacgcggcgagggcgtccagagctcagggcaggacttccAGTTTCTAGGTGGTCGGTAGggtcttcccggcggccacggcgacatggtgacgacggcaaGGCGCGCGGGTCACTATGGGCTcttgcggggtggtcacggcgaatGGAACGAGCGAGTCAGGGAGGCACCAGGCGCTCCTGGTGGTACTGGCCACggcggtcggtgctcggaccagtggtcgggtgctcggacctatggtctggtgctcggactggtggtcgagtgctcggaccagtggtctggtgctcggactggtggtcaagtgctcggaccagtggtctggtgctcggactggtggtcaagtgctcggaggtggtctggtgctctagTGGTGGCTGCAtcatggcggcggcgttgcgagcgcggcatgcgtgctcggctacggcgtctggggaacctagagaggcctacagcgtccaagggctcggggatggtcacggtcaatgtgagtgtgctgatgctggtgtgcctagaggccagggatggccttggcctacgcgctcacggtatgaagcgccatggccggagtagcaaggtccagtggcgagcagggaatgaaccggggctcaccgtgggtgctgtggaagaaaggatggcggtgcagtgtcgagttgcggccatgtagctccggaagcagtgccgtgcagtgccgacccgcgatCGTGATGACGAACGATGGCGTCGCCTTCGGCTCTAGCGACTTCGGCAGCGtgcggggctccgatcctcctctcacgatctccttctcggccctctactctcggtgtggtgcggctgctgggccaccaagcggctggcggaggctgagggagaagctagggcgccgggcagtgagcggcgtgcgggctggctttatagccgagcgccatgcctcccagggtggatggcatcgtgcggtggaggcagatgcatcgcatcagacggtggtgcggggttgcgtgggcgcggcgcaagggggacagggtcatgtcccgggcgtgaccccctggcccgcccctgccacagctgtcgggcgccggtcgcgtaggcggttgaggcgtagggtgaggaagacgacactgtagacggggggtgcggctgacatgcggggtccagcggccagtggctgcgagcgaggcagacgggtgcgcgagcgtgggcgacgcgctgggccggctcgtgggccgcgcGCTGCGCTGGGAAGACGGTGAAAAGGattggcaggccggttgggctggctggctggcgtaggccgagcaggcctgaggcgttgcgaggcctacatcctttctcttctttttctattttgtttatcatttcatctcttttgtttgaattcgaatttggttctaaaatttgaattccaaattggtgcacctaatttattggagttgttaagcatatcataactcaaatggagatccaaatcacattcaatgtatgcaacacttatttgttagaatttaaataaacgcaattaactaatgacatgccatgcttatgtgttaacttgggttggggttagacctaatgcatttcttaggttgggttactatacatgacactcatcatcacatggaagtttttaagaaaaatttggtagttggtattttcagtgtgtggatttttgggttgttacaccaaCTGTCagcaaaagatgctcgacagtccacctaggggtatcccgcgatggtagatttgtcggtgggggtgcacgtaatcaggaaccggatggtgacacaaggcgtagagacaacgatttagacaggtttgggccatctaatcgacgtaataccctacgtcctgtgtctttggtgtattatattgaatatgagatgtaggTAGATATTGTCTAGGGGGCCCTACCtcttcttatatactctagagggatagggttataaggaaagtatcttatttggtactatacaatatcttacggtgcacgtTGACTTGTGccgtgtacgccttgatcttgtgggttgggccacttCTGATGGTGCGGCACATGTCTTGTCTTATagataccgggggtcatatcccccacactTGGCATCCAAAATGGGTCTTTCATATAAATACTATGTTGGAGGCTATAAATATTATGTTGGAGACCCATTTTAATTTTGGGTTTCGCAATAGGCCTCCTGTTGTAGACAGCCTTAGGCACCATCATGGTCGCCACTAGGTTGCCTTTACTGTTACATAACACGTACACCCCGCGTGATGAACCTTCAGTTCGAAGTACCCGCTTATAACCATAGAGTCAAAGATCCTAGCAGCCATTAGCGAACAACAACACTGCAAACTGCTATCTTACCACTGCAAACAAGTACCTCCAAGAGAACAAAAGATGTGAAATTCAACGGTAATGTACAGGAACTAAAACATATTGTAAAAGGGTCGTGTTTTAATGGATGCAACGACATCCCCAGTGAAACTTTTCTACTCTCAAATCATACTCTATTTGTATTTATTTCCAATCAAGCCCCTTAGATATCTATTTTAAACTTGATATTTTCCTTCAGTCTCAATGTGTAAATAACTAAATATTATGTACTTCACAGCTTCGGCTCTAAGAATTTGTGGAGTTGCCATCCTTAATTAGACCCAGAGATGCTTGAAGGTAGAGTATGTAACATTTGGCCTAGTTTGAATCGGGTCCACTGACCCATGTGTTTGTTGATAAGACATTTGGGGGTTTAGCGCCATGATTGGTATTTGAGGGTGGACTGACCAAAATATAAAGTTTTTAGAGTCCATACCGCCAACCCTCAGTTAATCTTTTCATGTGAAGTGAGAACAGAAGCATAAGTAGATTGGTGGGAGTGTGTGGTTCACTTTGCCTATAGAGTGATTTGAGGCATTTGGATTTGAGGCATATAGGttccaccacacacacacacaaaaacagCTTAGCTACGATTCGCCATTAAATTTTGATATTGAACAGACCTATTCAAATAGGTACTCCGTACCGAATAAGTATGTTAGATTAATCATGTATTTTATGCTACAAAGATATAAATGTTAGTAATATTTTATATAATTAATCATTTTTTTGATTTAGTACAAATCTagaattgtttttctttttcttttttaagaTTACGCCTTTACGGCCACCAAGATACCAGAACGCGGGCCTCCTCGGACACGCTGGCCCACAGTACCCTCACCAACACGAGGCCCAATCCGCAGCAGGTCCACGCACGAATCTCGTTACCGCATCGCTGCCGTCCACCTAACACGGCTGACTGGAACCTTCATCTTCTTCCCTGCCAAGAAAGGGGAGGAGATGCGGCGTCCCGTGCACGGCTTAAAACCCCCAGGTCACCACGCCGCCGAATCACTAGAAACCCCAAACCAAACTACCAAAGGGAATTTCTCCAGCAGCGAGCAATCCCCCACCGCAAGTAAGGTCAAGGAGGAGGCGATGGCTGGCGGCGGGCAGGCGGCGGTGTCGTTCCTGACGCGGATGGCGAAGGTGGCTGTGGGGTTGGGCGTGGCGGCGTCCGCGGCCTCCACGTCCTTCTACACGGTGGACGGCGGGGAGCGCGCCGTCATCTTCGATCGCGTCCGCGGCGTGCTCCCGCAGACGACGTCAGAGGGTACTCATTTCCTGGTCCCCATCCTCCAGAAGCCCTTCATCTTCGACATCCGCACTCGCCCTCACAGCTTCTCCTCCACCTCCGGCACCAAGGACCTCCAGATGGTCAACCTCACGCTCCGCGTCCTGTCGCGCCCCGACGTCGAACACCTCCCGGACATCTTCAACTCCCTCGGCCTCGAGTACGACGAGAAGGTCCTCCCATCCATCGGCAACGAGGTGCTCAAGGCCGTCGTCGCGCAGTTCAACGCCGACCAGCTCCTCACCGAGCGTCCCCACGTCTCCGCGCTCGTCCGCGAGTCGCTCACCCAGCGCGCCCGCGAGTTCAACATCGTCCTCGACGACGTCGCCATCACCCACCTAGCCTACGGGCCGGAGTTCTCGCAGGCCGTCGAGAAGAAGCAGGTCGCGCAGCAGGAGGCCGAGCGCTCCAGGTTCCTCGTCGCACGCGCCGAGCAGGAGAGGCGCGCCGCCATCGTCCGCGCCGAGGGGGAGAGCGAGGCCGCGCGCCTTATCTCCGAGGCCACGACCACTGCGGGCAACGGCCTGATCGAGCTCAGGAGGATCGAGGCGGCTAAGGAGATCGCCGGCGTCCTGGCGCGCACGCCCAACGTCTCCTACATCCCCGCCGGCGACAATGGCCAGATGCTGCTCGGGCTTAACGCCGCCCGGTGAATGGATCGTCTCTTTCCCCGTAATTAGTTACTGCCTTAGTGTCCTATTGAACTACTTCAGTATTTTCAGATGCATCTACTTAGTTATGGTTTTGTGGTACGATTCCATGCTGGGTAAAGATGGTGATATGCATTGCTCATAAAGTTCGGCAGATGGAGAATTTATCCAACAATTGCTTCATTTTATTGCCAGAAAACTCTCGTTATTGTGATTGTGATATCTCTTGTCCCATGTGCTTGTTTtctgatatatatgtgatttagTGCTGCTAGCATTCTACAATGCCCTGTTGATGTTGTGGTTATCTTAGGTCTTAAGTCTAGCAGTCCAGATTGGTTGCGGACGACTTGCGCCTGTGGATTAACTGAGTACTGGTTCGAGTTTGGTTGCTTGTTTCACATATTATATTGTGTTCTGCTAGCACGTTGTACTGAAAACAGTGCGCTCTGTTTTTCAGAATCAGAGACATAGCATAGTTTGGAGCTatctgttcttttttttttcaatttcctTTTAATGGCGAACAGAGCTGCTATCTGACTAATTTATTAAGACATTGAGCTACTTGCTGTTAATATTTGCCTTGCTGTTGATTTCTTGGTTTTGCAGCTAGTTTTGCTGGAAGGAACTAGATACTGTGGAACTGTTTAGGCAAAGGCCCCATAACCTGTTTCCTTGTATACAATTTTGGCACGCCCATTTTCTTTTTGTGTCATTCTGAAGCATGAATGCTTTCAAGGCTATGTTTGGTGAAAGTTTGATAACACTGCAttggattttaattttaacataatGTGTTAGTAGATTTTTCCCTTGACAGAATCTGCCTTTCTTGGAAGTTTAGATCGTCCAATGGTTGCTATAATGGCTGTTCTTTGAATGGTGTGTTAGATTCAAATTTGTGCGTGCAGTTTTGCTTTGCCCACTATATTTCTCTTTATGCTCAGGAACTCAGTTATTTTCTGGCACTGTCTTGTGATATTTCCTTTGAATCTCAACCTAACCATCACTTGTTGCCAACTTACGTTCCGTAAGCCTTGTTTATGGAAAACCTGTCTAACAAAGAAGCAGAGCCCCTGCTTATTTTAATATCGACTTTGTGTGAAGCTCATTTCTTGCAAGTGGAAGTTTCCTGTTTTTTATGTAAATCCAGTTGAAAACGAACAATTGCTGATGGAAAAACCGGACGAAAGTCAAGGAATGTAAAGCACCGTATGAGCGAGCACAGAAAAGTGAAATAGACAAATAGTTGACCTGGTAGTATGATCATTTTTTAAAGTTTATGAACCCTGATAGCATAGCATTGGATTAGCGCTGATGCAACTTTGTTTAAGATCTCTGCCCAGTTGCGCTTGCAATTTTAGCCTGCAGGCTGCAACCATCGAATATTGTTGTTGGTTATAAAGTGTGCAGTGTTTGTGTGTTTCCTCACTCCCGGCATTTTGTGATTGAATCTTCTTGACGGCCCTATTAGCTTTGCTGAAAAGTACTGTACGTTGATTTCtcgtgagaggaaaatattgttccttcgctgaaaaagtacgtgtttttctctcacaataaatcagcgaatAGTACTTTTCAGCTATCGGTCTCTAGCAGAACTCTATAGCATCTTCTAGGTTGAATCCAATTATCCAATCCAGAAGTAGCTTGCCAACAGTTCTGTACTAAATAGTAATTCTATATTCATGTTGTAGGTTGAATCTAGTAGCAGCTTCCCAACTAAATACTCATTGTGTAAGGTTATTCTCTTAAATGAATGAATTACTAAGAGGTTGTGCGTTGAAAAAGTagtttaggccctgtttagattccaaaaattttcaacccaaagtgtcacatcgaatcttgcggcacatgcatggagtactaaatatagacgaaaaacaaaactaattgcacagttgggtgagaaatcacgagacgaaactttcgaacctaattagttcataattagacactaattgtcaaatacaaacaaaagtgctatagtagcaaaaaccaaaaaaaatttccaactaaacgcgcccttatcCTAATTCACTTCCTACACAGAATCGCATGGTCCTAGAGAATCAATTCTAGCTATAGAATGTCTCGTGGAGAATTACATCCGATGGAGATTGGAGAATGAGGAGCATGAGGATGTCTATTTTACATTTGGCTCGGCCCGCAACTCGGATAGGGCCTGGATAGCCAAAGGTGAACCTGAAAAAGGTTCTCGGCTCGAACACCCCTGCGTATTAATTTCAGccgtttttttatatatataaaagaacagACCCGTGGGATGCTAATGGGCACGAACCTTTTGCTTGAAATGGTCAAGGCTGGTTATAAAGCAGGCATAATTTTCTTAGCATCCCACACAGGGGTCTGAGGGGCTGGTTCGAAGAGCTTCATCTTCAGCTTTTCCTAAGAAAATCACTTTCAACCGGCCAAATGATTAAAATATCAACAGATTCAGGTGGACATCAGCAGAAAATCATTTCTCTATTTATGTTACACATTGGGAGCTAAAAAAACCCTGCTTAACCCTGCTCTCTGTTATATTATGGTGGGGATCAGCAAAAAATCCTACTTTCTCCTAGAAATCTAATGAAATCACTCCATCGGAAAATCAAGGAGCAAAGCTGAAGAATTAGAGAGCGGAGCTCGCCCAAATGGGGCATGAGACTTAAAAGTCATCATGGTTACTCGTGCTCTATCTAGTTATAGAAAAATATTTGTGATTTCCTAAATAGTAAGAGAGGGTTTGTCCGTGGCAACCTCCAAGCCAGGCATTGAAATACTTGGAAGGGCTGAGCGAGATAGTTTTCCCTCTCTTTTTAAACATAACGTCATTAAATCCTAGAATATTTGTTT encodes:
- the LOC136474074 gene encoding prohibitin-3, mitochondrial-like, producing the protein MAGGGQAAVSFLTRMAKVAVGLGVAASAASTSFYTVDGGERAVIFDRVRGVLPQTTSEGTHFLVPILQKPFIFDIRTRPHSFSSTSGTKDLQMVNLTLRVLSRPDVEHLPDIFNSLGLEYDEKVLPSIGNEVLKAVVAQFNADQLLTERPHVSALVRESLTQRAREFNIVLDDVAITHLAYGPEFSQAVEKKQVAQQEAERSRFLVARAEQERRAAIVRAEGESEAARLISEATTTAGNGLIELRRIEAAKEIAGVLARTPNVSYIPAGDNGQMLLGLNAAR